The stretch of DNA AAGATTCTCGAAGTCCTCTTGTGGAGCAAGACAACCTTAAGAATCGTGCGGTTATTGGAAGGAGTAAAAATATCCCAAGCCCAACCCAAGGGGTGTCTCATcaggagggaagagagagaggaggaaatgAGAGGACATAAAGTAACAACTAATAAGGGAAGGAGGGGGATTGGATAAAAGGGATTTCAGGACTTCCAAGCTTCTCCCAGACTCTTCTGGGTGACTGAGGGAGAGATTCTTCAACCTCCAAATGGGAAACTCAGTTTTATCGTATGTGCAGTGAGCTATGAGAGACCATAAGGGACtgtaaaatatttctatttatagTGAATTTGCACTCAAACGACCCGTTGGCGTAGACCcaatgccgaaccacgtaaatatgtATGTTTATTTCCCTGTTTATGTTTGTTGCGCTATCTTTTATTCACTGCATTGGACTACGTATGGGCACCATATTGCCACTTTGGACCAACATTGGGTGCCCAAACCCAGACCAATCAAGGCCTGAACAGTCACTGTGGGTCGAAGATGACTCCTCCTTCTTCACACGGCCTGTTCCTACAAAACAAGCATCAACAGTTACAAGCTCCCTCTCAAGCATAGCGACAATCCTTGTAAGTTTTTAAGGTTTGTTTGTTGATCCAAAAAGTAGTCCTGCTTACTGTAATGGGTGCATGGCCATCGAAATGGGAGGCTTGATGATGCAGATAACATGATGCATTGCTAATCCAAATATACGGAtcggaaaagaaaataatttgtatagtaTTAAGTTGTACAAGTTACGTACACTTTCTTTAATAAAAGAGAGCAAATCTATAACTCAagtaaaaaaactcattttttaatgtTGTCATTTTTAAAGGGGAGTATGGTACACTGAGTTTATATAccttaaaactgtatctaatattattcatatataaatatatatatatatattatatataaatatatatatatatatatacacacaaacaTGGTATGTAGCACACATTTATGGATAATGATATACTCACaacttttttgtaattattttacaactgatCACTTTACAGTCAACCAATgcaattttgtaattattttatatagagttctaagatgatcatttttcttgattaaaAAGAGTCAAagtgccaattttttttttcttttaatgtaaGCTAATGTAATAAGCTTCCACATCAACAATGTCTTTGTTATGCCAATAAAGAGACttggaaataaatttatttattttttttaaaaataaacatatatatttgcaaaCCTCTTTATTgcaaatagatatattttttaaacctcTTTATTTGCACATCAAGCATATCGTTGATGTAGAAGTATCACGTCAgtctacataaaaatatatatatatatattatatatatatatatatatatgtgtgtgattAAAGATAACacaatttgagaaaagtttttttttactatttacaaacctaCTTGGCACACTCAACACTGCTCATGATACATAATGctctatattataaaaaaaattattaatgttttttttaactgtAATCATGAGTTTAATAAATAACTTGTTTTCAGTTTTCACGCCGCGGCCAAATCATTCGAAGCAGAATGCCAGGGTGGATGCTTTGGTCGGGGCTTGTCCATATGGAACTGGAACGGACATTAATGAATTACGATGTGCATCTCTACCCATCCGCTGCATGGTTCCGTGCTTCTGCAGCGACTGTTATCTCCTCTGGCGGTTTAACATTTAATAGGTTTATGGGCAGACATAAGTGTTAGGCGGTTCTACCCCACCGCTGGGAGATCCCGCTGGGAGCCCAGCCAGTGGttttaagatttgttttttttgtttttttcttttttttttacatgtattatttaacatatttaaatattttaaaaaaataaaaaaatcacaacgaTGAAGACTAGTGGTAGAAACCAATGGTAAGAGTAGTATTTTCCTAATTGTTATCATGTTCTGTCTTCAATACTTTCATATATTCTATCTATTTCtgctagaaaataaaaaacgaaaataaatattacttccATATATAGATAGCAGTTTGCATCCACAGCTTAGAGAACAGAATTAAGCAGCACCGCGAACATCaatgttattgttattgtttttgtttcacATAAGAAGTTAAATGATTGATAACTTTTAACGGGAAAGTTTGATCTgccctttcctttttctttttgtttatgttttttttttttttttttttttttttggggggtgcTCGAGAATAATTTCaattgatttttaatttcatgaGAGAACAAATTAAAGGAACggttaacgtcatgtttcgcATATCTTTGGGCTAGGCTCCGACAACTCAAGTTTTGAAATTGGCAAGACAACTAGAGATGGCGCCCTTGGAGCTGGAGAGTCTCCGATATCAACGTTAGTAAATTttcttagaagtttgtaaataagtaaaagaatatAGAAATCAGTGAGTTTTCTCGTACCTGaaacttgctatttatactgtGGGTTCAAGGATGTGCATATCGTATTTATCTCTACAGAGTTCGTGCCACTCCTATTATTTCTGCTGTCAAAGTATTTTAATGCAGTGTGACTCTGTGACAACACAATAAATGTGGCGTATAACTCAGTAGTGGCGTCATTAATATAGCGTAATTTCTAGAACTTGCTTTTATCTCTTGTGAGTCGTAGACGTTCTGATGTCAATAGATTGAGGGTCTTCTGCATTTCCTGTTATGTCTCATGCAAGTCCCCAGGTTCAAAACTTTGCCGTGCTATGTCAGACTGATCTGTCCTATCGATTACTCGACTCTTTTCCCTAGTAGACACCCTGTTCCCTGTACGGTCCTAGTTACCCTTGGGCCAAGGCCCAGTGGGCTTTTTGAAGTGgagaaaatccccttacagttACCTCGCCAATAAGTCCGATGTAAATTCTTCCTTCATTCCTTTAACCTTTGCACTGCAAGACTACCAGACCTTTTTGTTCTGAGCCGAGCAACGGTTTGTCTTCCATTTATGTGGCTGTATTGCAACAATTATGCTTCACATTGAATGACGTCCCTTCGATTGTTTCATCAGGACCTCATGTCAGGTAGTCATTTTTTTGCGCATCGTATCAGTAGATACACTCTCTGGAAGTCACAAAAATCGAGAAATTCTGGTACTTTGGGGGACACTTGGAATTATGTTGCCTCGGGAGTTCAAACAGCAATTTTGCCTATACAAGGACCCTTCCTCCCTTGCTAAAGTTCATTTCACTCATTCTTCCTTTTGCTTTGTTCTCTGCATTTCTTACTCGCTACTTGAGTTCTTCgttcctttgttttcttttagttttcttcCGAAATTCCTTTAATTTCCTCCTGATCTCTCATGGCTCCGAAAGAAATCTTCACACCCTTCTAGACAGGTTGGGTCCTTTGGCGATGTTCGGTCTACCGTTGGCCATGGTGGTGCCACCCTAGAAGAATTCACTGGATTTACATAGCGAACAGTAGTGACTCCTACCAAACTGGAGTCATTGAAGGAGACCTATAGAGTCCCTTCGAAAGTGGGCAGGAATCACCACCGATTGCCATGTAAATTATTTGGCGAATTCCTCTGGGGTGGCACCACTGTGGCCAACGATAGCCCGAGCATCGCCAGAAGACCCAACCTGTCCAGAAGGGTGTGAACATTTCTTCAGAGCCATGAGAGATCAGGAGGAAAGTaaaggaattttgaaaaatctgagTTGTCGGAGCCTCGCCTAAAGGTGTGCGAAACATGATAGTAACAGAAACTtcaagaaaggaaaatatttaccAATACATGCAACATAGAAaggagaaaaattataattattccATAAAATCAATATACATGTTAAGTGAGGAAATTTGTCACAAACTCGACCAacgcacccccccccccccacggtTGTCTTATTACAGTGGCCTTGCCTACCGTCGTGAGCCACCATCTCCGCCTCCAACCAAGATGCAGCACCACCACGAGCAACCCATGGACGCAGGAGCACCTCCCGCATGCCTCCTTTGCTATCCAGCTCTTATGCATGGTAAAAATCTTATCTTTGTGTCTCAAGTCATTATTTTAGTGTATATAGACGAGTATGGTGTGGTGTTGAGGGCTTAGGCAGATTTGTATCTATGTAAATTTACTATTTCAAATGTTTTCAACTAAATTGCACCTCATAGGATTTTGAGTCTGCTTTAAAAATGGTTTTAGGCTAGTCATGGATGAAAAGAGAGCTGGGAGATGAAAGCACTTGTTATACTCCATCGTTCAAATTTGGATAACAAGTGTATGGGTGTAAGTAAACGGAATAGTTTGCGTCCCAAAATCCTTTTAGATAGACCCAACAAATTCATACACCCACTGGTATTTTACCTGTATCATATATAGTTTCTGAATGCAAAAGGATGAAAAATGGTTTAGATTTTGCCACCTAAATAATTATTGTCTGCAATGAATTAAAGAAAATAGCTCTAATTAATTTCAAACCTCATTTAAGACTTCCTTATCCATTACGAATTTCAAGATACTTGcatgaataattaattttgttagatGAAAACATTTAAATTGAACCAAGTCAACGTACCAAGATCTACATAATTTGgtaactttaactttaattacatatttattaatttttagttaattacagagcattattaattttaatatgcactctgtatatatatatatatatatatatatatacacacacacagagtgcatattaaaaaaaaaatgctttaaatgTCAAGGCTATGACTATGAAGTTGAGTATTGCCTTGTTAAAGTGGCGATGACATACAggtttatcttaaaaaatattagtcctTATCTATATCATCCCTATAAAAGGAAATCTTCTCCGCAAATGTATGTACgtaatattacattatttttgtaataatagGTATAATGAATTTAGCAATACTTGCTTTTCCATGGAAGATGATCTAATTAGTCCAAAAAATACTGGACTACCTAGTTATCCACagtaaaaaaaaggaaggaatatGGTAAGTATGATGCAATGTTTGTCTTTGTCaaccaaattaataaaaagggGGTTGTGTTTCAATCCCTACACCAGTTATGCACttgaaaataattctttttatcgGAAAGATTGAGTAGGGGAGTTGCTTCTATACACACCACTGCACTGCAAACCTTATAACAACTTAAGCAGAGTGACATTAATAGTCATTACTCGAGGGTGAAGAGTTGGCTGTGTTTTCCTTCATATTGGTGAGATCTGAGAAGAAGATAACATTTTTGGAGATGGCAGGTTGATCTTTTGGTCTGGCTAGTGTGGCCAAAGAGAGAGCTGAACAGTACCAAGGAAGGGTCACTGTTTATGTGATCATTGCTTGCACCATCGCTGCTGCTGGTTCGGCTATGATATTGGAATTTCAGGTACTTCAATTTCCTTAGTCCAAAGTTTCAACAGATTTACCACATGTTGAAACTTTGGCGAATGATATAACAAAGATTGTCGTGGAAAAGAAACTTTTGCCTGTAGTCCTACTACCAAGCTATGACGCTCTACTATATTCGCACCTGTGATATTTAAGTTACCTTTCCTTTTTAATATTGGTTTCCAGTGGAACGAAGTGGTAATCAACATATATAGAAGCTAACAAATTTAACAAGTTCATACTATACCAGTATAGTATGAATAGGGTTGCTTTGAAACACTTGAAGATATAAGGATAGATTAATGGCAACACTTGGTTTGTTGGTGATAGCCTATTTGGATTGCAATAGAGTGGATGGAATGGAGTGGTTTCACTTGTGTTGTTGGagtgataaataattattgttgttAGATAAGATTCGTATTACAAGTCAGGGAAGGATGCGCAACTATATCACCTATGCCATGAGCCTgcttcaagtatctctctctctctctctctctctccaatttctCTTTGCATGTTTATATTGTGGGTTAATTTTATGAGAGTTGTATAGATTGTGATTTTTCCCAGGCCTTTATAGTTGTcaactttttattgtttgaacttGCTACTTATTTGACTTTGTGAAATTTGGGCAATGCTTGATGTTGGGTTCAGTGATTTTATTGTGTTCACGGtaggaaatatttgagaaatggGTTATGAATTTCTCTTACagagatgaaaaaaatgtttagagGCTTGGAGAAAGTGCGCTAATGGTTGGAACATTGCCTAAAATCTTAGGCTCAAATCGTGTATGCTGGAACTGCAATGAATTGGTGATGGAttggttttcaatttttgtgaGTTGTAGTGGTTCTGTTCGATTAGGTGTGAACACAATTGTTGTTGTCGAATGGGTAAACACTCCTATTCATGGGTTATGTATGATTATAAATGTTACATGACTTATTCTCTAATTTCTTTCACAGGTTGGAAATCACAAGGCACATGTCAATGATAACAATACTTGAAGATTCTGATATTTTCTCTTAGTACCTGGTTGTGACACAACTATTGTGGAGGTTTATTAAATACTTGAAGCGTTTTGTGAGATAAATTTGCAGTGTTGGTGATATGTCGTGATCGATTTCTGTcaccatttttttcatgttgcTTTTCATCTAGGAGACTGATATTTTCTCTTAGTACCTGGTTGCTGAAGTTTTCAAACTATTGTGTGATGGTTACACATGGATTGCATTGGTAGGACTGGAAGCGTTAGTTGCTTTGCAAGTTTTGTAAATTGTACTATAGGTTGGTTGGTGTAGGATTAGGCactttcaactcatgagtcagaACGTGAGTAGgtactaaattttttttgataagtagtagGTACTAAATTTTGAAGGGAAGTCAGACTTCTTTCACTTGCATTTTTGGGATTAATGGGCTGAAAGTGAAAGAAACTATGTTAAATGATGAGCTTTAGCTGGAACAGATTTTAGCAGgattttctctactttttttttttttttttaagttctaatTAGTTGCAGATATTTAACATCGCTTAAAACTTATGAATTTATGGTGTTCTCAGGTACCAGTCTCCTTTATCTACGGAACAGTAGAAGGCATCTACAGAGTTTGATTATGAAGGAGGTAGTCCCACATCATGATTTTCCTTATCTGTCTGAAATTATTTTACACGAATTTGTtcaattgttttgtatttttcagaGGGCTCACCAAATTGTCGTTGTTGGGGCCGTGGTAGCAGAGGAAGGGCAAAGGCTAGAGGTACATCTCATATGGGATCTCTTTCCATGCTTCCACTACTGTAATTCATCATTTTGTGGGTTTACTTGGAAATTTAGTTATAGACTGATTTTGTGTGTGCCAGTTTTGAGATTATTGTTTCAAATGACTTATTAAAGAAAactgaaataaagaaagaaagagaattgTTGCAAATAGATAGCAATGGACAGGAATAGAAAATCTTCCTGTGATTTGCATTTCTGtgaaaaaactagaaattatTTAGCTGAAGCACCTGACTTTGAAGATTTATGCTTTTCAGATTTATTTAGTCTGGGAGTAATAAAGTGATTTgctttttcaccttttctttctaaataattTCGCTTCAAGTTCTTGTGCTCAAGTTTGCAAGCATGTGTTGCATTGGAAATGTTCAAGTTACTAGAACCTATTCTTTGCATTGGAGGCATTCTAAAGGTATTGTTACCAGAACCTGTTTTTTGCATTTAGTTATGGGAAAAAGAGCTCTCTATCAATTATTGTGTCTACTTTCCTTTTATACCATTGGCCTTGGAGTTGGGATgaagtggatttttttaaaccaCACCCCACTATTTGTAGAGTCATGAATTGTAACTTGTAAAGTTTTGTGGTTGTGTGGTGTGTGCATAAATTGGATTTTTATTAGAAGTTTTTCTTGTGAATGTTAGCATATttgtacatgtttttttttaaattcatataagCGTCAATTTGGATCTCCAAGGTTcggatatatttattttagtctatattagactatttgttatgattttttttgctttgaatgatttttttttttttttttgtctgaaaTCTCTTAGCATTTGCCGCGAATGTAACTCGTGgcaaatactttttcttttttttgctagaaataattatttcccGCGATAAGATTTCTTCATAAATAAGTATTTCCGaccaaatattttgtgaaaaatatatatttcctaagaaagtattttatcgaaaatactaaaaataacttttttcacGAAGATATGTCATGGGTAAACACTTTTTACCACAACCTCTTCTCATGAAAAAAGGTTTTAGCCACCACGGTAGTTCATGGGAAAAAGAAGGTTTTTCCCATGAACTTGTGGTTTAGTGGAAAAACTATCTTTCTCCACCCATTATATTCCACGAGTCTCCCACAGAACAAACTAATGATATACTTTTTTCCACGAGAGTCACTCCCagcaaaaaccaaaatttgttgtagtgtggcGTCCACGTCGATGAGAGCTTAATTATAGTCTTATGCGCAACtcaaatatttgtaataaaaggTATCTAATTAAGCTAGATTCTATAtgttcttgttatttttatgtcgATCTACCGGCCTGcgtaaaattttcatttccaaCACATGCATGCCTAGATTTCCAGCCTAATATTTCACTTCTAATCATTTCCAGcgtttttattaatttgcatgtCAGTGTTGATCTCAATTTTATATGCCATTGCATTTCAATCCCTGAACATAGTGTGCTCACATTTCTATGTGCTCGATACAAGTTATTTAGGTATTAATATGAGAAATGCTTGATTTATAAAAggaatttgcaaaaaaaaaaaaaaaaaaaaaaaaaattataaattaaaatggcttaatatgataattagattataattaaaatatttattttatgtaaaatatttttgatatattatattagggAATGTTTggagaataagatgagatgagaaatttgtgaatagtagtaaaatggtttataaataatagttaaattatttgagttaagatgttttacatgggattttaaaaaatgagagaaaaaattgaataaaaagattataaaattaaaatatcattaaaatataatttttttatattatttttattttaaaatttgaaaaagttgaattattttttatgttttgtttgaaagtttaggaaaattataatgattagatgaaaaaattgaaattaaaaaatatttacgttTAAATGATTTCAAATCATCCCTTcttccaaacaaacaaacaaaaagcaCACCCCTCTCGACTACGGCGTTTAGTCATAGGTTTATAGTCTATTTATCAGACTATGCTAAAACCGCTTTTGAGTGGCATCCCATTGTGGGACTAGGTTGGAGTCAATCCTTTGACTTACcccctttattttattttatttttattttggtgctgctttttgtttgttttgaaaagattgTTGGGGACTCTCATCCCATTGAATCTTGTATCCATGTAACCGTGTAGTttatctatattatattttaacttttaaaaaaaaaaaatcacttaaatGATGTCTTTATTGTAGATGTCCTCTTGGTCCAACCTTGCATTTCTGGCTAGCTGACAGAACCACTTAAATGATGGGGTCCATTCTTCTTGGGAGGTCGGTGATCGTTGTAATTCCCATGATAATTTTCATAGAGATCCCTACGAATTGGCAGTTGAACTTGTTCCTAGTGAATTTAAGGAGAAGCCCCACCCCTGTGCCACTACATTTTGCTATATATACATGCCTATGCCTGCAATCGAAACTGCATCACTACAAGATCAAGTTGTCTCTCATTTCCACTatcaaaaggggaaaaaaatggcTGCCATTGATAAGCTTGATGTGGAAGTTGAGGTGAAGTCTCATGCAGATAAGTTCTGGGGACTCATAAGGGAGTCTGTCACTGTCCTTCCTAAGGCTTTCCCTGTTGATTACAAGAGCATTGAAGTTCTTGAGGGCGATGGAAAGTCTGTTGGATCTGTTCGTCTTGTAACTTATGGAGAAGGTAATATTGGGGTAATTCTTTACTAAAACTAGTAATAATTGGGGTAGAACATTGCAAGAATGCCCTTGCAATTTATCAAGGTCTCTCCTCTTTTCaggtccctttttttttttttccttgaaagaggACGGTACCggcccaattttattgatagcatCACTTTTGGTAGAGGAAAATTGTGGTTATAGCAATATACCTAGGGATACATTATCATCAAATAAAACCAAACCCAGACATGAAAATACTTAATTCATCCTTTCAGGGTCCTAAAAGGTTTAGATTTAGTACTAGGTGAGGATTATTTTCTTATCACTTTGCAAGTGTGCATATGATTTGCTAGTACCCTTTTGTTCTTGCATGCTTGCTATATAATTTGTTCATCGGTAGTAATCATGCTAGATTCGATTTGTAAATTGTATCTGTGTTGACATTTATGCCTATATCGATTTTTTTTCACTCAATTACTCGGGATTTGAACTCAAAATCTGACTTATTATACCATGTTAAATTGctttggtttattttgttttcatttctagGTTCACCTATTGTCAAGATATCCAAGGAGAAGATCGATGCTTTTGATGAAGCAAACAAGACGATGGCATATACAGTGGTGGAGGGTGATATCCTGAAATTCTACAAGCATTTCAGATGCCACATTACTGTAACACCCAAGGGAGATGGGAGCACGGCGAAATGGCTCTGTGAGTTTCAGAAGGCTACCGACGAGGTTCCAGacccacatgtcattaaggatTTCGTGGCCAAAAACTTCAAGGAGATGGATGAGCTTGCTCTCAAGGCATAGGTCccattttggtctaaaaatcaataaataaggGACAGGCAGTACTGCATTCATCTTCCTACGTAGTTACTCTTTCATGTTGACTGAAATACTTGCATGGTCTGGATGCTGTTATTTAAAGAGATTATGCTGCTATTAGCAATAAATAAGGCTTAAACTTGAAATGCATTTGATGATATGATTCCTGCATGATCACCAACAAGTTCTAAGTTCTTTATCAGCTCTAAGAGAAGCTCGATGTTTTTTACATCATtacatgagataaaaataatattcggatgacgaaaaggaaaaaataataaaacttatgtAGTTgaaaagagtaatttaaataGAGCACATAGTcctatttttatcttttgtcaATCAGTCAAGTAATAAACCTACATCCGAGGCTGATTAATATATGGAACAGAAAGAAGAGGTTTATGAAAAGACCATTACTCCATATTAGGACGATTATTGAACCCAATTGTGGAGTGCAGTGCAGTGCAGTACTGCAAACAGTGGCCCATCACTGTTGTAATGGctaccacatatatatatatatatatatatatatatatatatagacactaTATGTTATCATGTGTTGCATTAATTCTTCTGCAGGGATGGAGCAGCTAGATAGGTGACTGCCTGGAATTTAAATGCTTGCTATTGGGTCTACATGTAAATCGTTAATTGCCACTATATTACCTTGTTTGgtcagaaaattcttttatgtaaatatttagTTCCCAGTGATCTAGCTCATctcttatatgaaaaaataaataaaaataaaaataaaataaaaaaataaaaatgtcaccTACAAGCTGTTCAACACCATGGGTAATAGTTCATATAGgtagagaaatgttttagctatAAAAAGATTccatacaaataaatttaaaaattgacgtgatttgattACGTacattatattgtaaaattatttttattgtaaagtagatataacatatcatacgaagtcatgtcaatttgtagatttacttttataaaatctctttgtggctataGCACTTTTCTGACATGTAATTCTCTTTGATTCCCTTCCTTTAGAAATAAGATAAGAGTATTATGAGTTCGTATCAcgaaaatatctaataattactcGATTAATTTCAATGATCATAGAGCAATTGAGGACTTAAAGTATAAGAGGGTAAAGTTAGGCTGAGACTTATCACAAATAGTTCACAACtactcattacttttttacaacaaaaattcTACTTGTACACAGGAGGAGTACCCCCCGTGTACCCGGGAGTCCACATGGGATTATTAAAACGGTGAGCTTTCGGCGTTTTAATAATCCCTTTTGTTTGGCTCCCAGAAACTCGAAGTGGCCATTTTGAATTTGGAATCGGGTCGTTTTCAGCTCACCTCAGTTTCCCCTTACCTTAGTTTCACCTTAGCAAGGATCAAGACCATGGAACCCTGCACGGAACATGGGAACCTTCCCAAGCAAGCAATGAAGACGATTCACGCAGGGTGGTCATCTTCTTCCGCTCAAACACACGACTGCCCCACCGACGTGCAGGAAGACGAAACACAAAGGGAGGTACTCTCTTCTTGATCTTATCTTCTTGTTCGCATGCCCACAACCAAATCTCCCATTAGGTTTGTTTCTTCAACTCACGATTTCGATGTTTCCAAAATCACCGAATCGGTATATACACATCCATCTTGAATAATTGAAAACcgtaaccctaaccctaatggGAGATTTCAAAATTCTTGTAGATTCGAAATAGCACTTGATTTAGATTCGAAATTGCAACTGATTTCGAAATACTTGTAGATTCGAAACCCTTGCCCTAATTGATAtatactctgtttttttttttttttatcaattcttGATTGTTCGTTTGCCGTGGTTGTTTCCTCGTCTCCTTCAGTTTGAGTAGCAGTAGCCATGAttgatctcaaaataaataaataaaaaaaaaaatgaaagcatttCACTTAGGTATGATCTttattttggtagaaaaatCAAAAAGGCAAAAAATGTTCTGGAtcccaaaaacattaaaagcATTGGCTTGATTGAAAAAAGAGGAGTTGGAAGGATGGTGTTACTCTTTCTGATAATAGTGGATGGTGTTACTCATTGAAGGAGGTGTTACTCGttgattaaaatttttgaatttgatcattatttctttttggaTGATAAGTAATTGATGTTATGTCATATATTTAATATGGTTTTCAATTATGTATCAGCTTTTTAGACTTAGATTGAGGAGTATCAAGCAAGAATTTAATTCCTTCATCTGTTCTTAGTTGTGTGTTTTATCTTGACTAATCATTTCTTTTGCAAGACATACTAGGATGGTTTTGTGTGCTGTTTTTCAAACTTTACAAGAATGATCTTTCATGTAGGATCTACGTTCAAATCATGTCTCCTACACACAACTGCATTATTTGATTGATATTCATAAGCATCATGTCTCAAATTTGGAACATGCCTATGTTTTTCTCGTCTCACATATAGGAGCAAATGGTACCAAATTAAAGATAGTTTTGGTGGTTAAGGAATCTAGCTTATTATGGGAAGAGGAAgactttaattatttgtaaGGTCCAACACGTAGAATATCTTATTAAATGTGTGGagactttaaatttttcttgataGTTGATAGTCTTTGAAAAAAGATGctgaaagtttatttttgttcttgattgtccgttttccttttgtttcttcttcgcCTTCAGTTTAAGAATATCTCATCATCCACCACGaactcttcttcattttttggtAAACGAAGTCTGGGTCAACCATTATGCTTCT from Juglans microcarpa x Juglans regia isolate MS1-56 chromosome 3S, Jm3101_v1.0, whole genome shotgun sequence encodes:
- the LOC121258865 gene encoding MLP-like protein 423 — translated: MPMPAIETASLQDQVVSHFHYQKGKKMAAIDKLDVEVEVKSHADKFWGLIRESVTVLPKAFPVDYKSIEVLEGDGKSVGSVRLVTYGEGSPIVKISKEKIDAFDEANKTMAYTVVEGDILKFYKHFRCHITVTPKGDGSTAKWLCEFQKATDEVPDPHVIKDFVAKNFKEMDELALKA